The region GCGGGCCTCGCGGGCCGCACGGACCAGGCGGTGCGCGAAGCGGAGACCGCGCGCGGGCTCGGCTACCACGCGGGCCTGCTGAGCCTCGCGGCGATGAAGGGCGCGAGCGAGGACGAGATCGTCGCGCATTGCAGCGCAGTCGCGCAGGCGATGCCGCTCGTGGGCTTCTACCTGCAGCCTGCGGTCGGCGGCATCCACCTGCCCGCGAGCTTCTGGCACCGCTTCGCGCAGATCGACAACGTGATCGCGATCAAGATGGCGCCCTTCAACCGCTACCGCACGCTCGACGTGATCCGCGGCGTGGTCGCGGCGGGCGCGGAAGAGCGGGTGACGCTCTACACCGGCAACGACGACCACATCGTCATGGACCTGCTCGCGCCCTTCACGTTCATGCGCGACGGCCAGGCCGTGACCGTGCGCATCCGCGGCGGCCTGCTCGGCCACTGGAGCGTGTGGACCCGGCGCGCGGTGGAACTGCTCGATCGCATCCACGCGGAAGTTGCCGCGGGGCGGATCACGCCGGAGTTGCTGGCGCTCGATGCGCAGGTCACCGATTGCAACGCGGCGCTGTTCGACGTGGCGCACGACTTCCACGGCTGCATCGCCGGCTGCCACGAAGTGCTGCGCCGGCAGGGCCTGCTGGAAGGAACCTGGTGCCTCGATGCGAACGAAGGATTGAGCGCGGGGCAGGCGGAAGAACTGACACGCGTCACTCGCGACTACCCGCACCTCGTCGACGACGCCTTCGTCGCGGAACATCGCGCGCGCTGGCTGGCGTGAACGCGCCCGACCCCGGGCAAACCGTATTGACAGCGAAAACCCGAGCCCGTAGAGTCCATTCAATTAACCGTTTAGTGAATTAACCCTCCCTGGAGACACCATGCACAAGCGCCATTTCCTGAAAGCCGTCTCGGTGGCGGCCGCCGCCCTCGCCCTGTCCGCACCGGCCCTGGCCCAGCAGTGGAAGCCCACACGGCCGATCAACCTGATCGTGCCGTGGGCCGCGGGCGGCTCCACCGACCAGGTGACGCGCGTCACCGCGGCCGAGCTGGAGAAGGCGCTCGGCCAGACCATCGTGATCGTCAACCAGCCCGGCGCGTCGGGCGCCATCGGCACCAAGAGCGCGCTCGATGCGGCCAAGGACGGCTACACCTGGACGGCCGGGGCCGCACAGGACCTGGGCACCTACCAGACGCTCGGCTCGGTCAACACCAGCATCAAGGACTGGCACCTCTTCCTCAACGTCGCCAACATCCAGGT is a window of Caenimonas aquaedulcis DNA encoding:
- a CDS encoding dihydrodipicolinate synthase family protein; translation: MHWRDIPPDSLAVLRRGAVIPAHLLALDAARLLDTRRQRAMTRYYLDAGAGGVAVGVHSTQFAIREVGLYRPVLELAMQTAREWTPIGGKRPLFMVAGLAGRTDQAVREAETARGLGYHAGLLSLAAMKGASEDEIVAHCSAVAQAMPLVGFYLQPAVGGIHLPASFWHRFAQIDNVIAIKMAPFNRYRTLDVIRGVVAAGAEERVTLYTGNDDHIVMDLLAPFTFMRDGQAVTVRIRGGLLGHWSVWTRRAVELLDRIHAEVAAGRITPELLALDAQVTDCNAALFDVAHDFHGCIAGCHEVLRRQGLLEGTWCLDANEGLSAGQAEELTRVTRDYPHLVDDAFVAEHRARWLA